The Amycolatopsis mongoliensis genome includes a window with the following:
- a CDS encoding beta-ketoacyl-[acyl-carrier-protein] synthase family protein, whose amino-acid sequence MSNIDVVITGLGATTPLGGDVTSTWDGLLAGRSGIRTIEADWVEELQLPVKIGGMLAVDPSEVLPRVQARRLDRCEQVALIAARQAWADAGYSEPTDEHTDVDPDRLGVSIGTGVGGPVTLLTQNDLLHQQGLRKVSPLTVPMLMPNGPAAHVGIDLKARAGVHSPASACASGAEGIASGVEMIRSGRADVVVAGGAEACIHPITLAGFAQARTVSTRNDDPASASRPFDASRDGFVLGEGSGVVILERADLAKARGARIYATIAGHGITSDAYHITGNHPEGIGQIAAMRAAMKMAGVTAADVGHVNAHATSTVVGDIGEAAAIRNAVGEHPVVTAPKGALGHLVGGAGAVEGIITILSIYHGIVPATLNLTDLDPRVQLDVVSGEARKVELTAAISNSFGFGGHNTALLFTPAA is encoded by the coding sequence ATGAGCAACATCGACGTCGTGATCACCGGTCTCGGCGCCACCACACCGCTCGGCGGGGACGTGACGTCCACCTGGGACGGTCTGCTGGCCGGGCGGAGCGGGATCCGGACGATCGAGGCCGACTGGGTCGAGGAGCTGCAGCTGCCGGTCAAGATCGGCGGCATGCTGGCCGTCGATCCGTCGGAGGTCCTTCCGCGGGTGCAGGCCCGCCGGCTGGACCGCTGCGAGCAGGTCGCACTGATCGCCGCCCGCCAGGCGTGGGCCGACGCCGGGTACTCGGAACCGACGGACGAGCACACGGACGTCGACCCCGACCGCCTCGGCGTGTCGATCGGCACCGGCGTCGGCGGCCCGGTCACCCTGCTCACCCAGAACGATCTGTTGCACCAGCAGGGTCTCCGCAAGGTGTCGCCGCTGACCGTGCCGATGCTGATGCCGAACGGCCCGGCCGCGCACGTGGGCATCGACCTGAAGGCGCGGGCCGGGGTGCACTCCCCGGCCTCGGCCTGCGCTTCCGGTGCCGAGGGCATCGCGAGCGGGGTGGAGATGATCCGCTCCGGCCGCGCCGACGTCGTGGTCGCCGGGGGCGCCGAAGCGTGCATCCACCCGATCACGCTGGCCGGGTTCGCCCAGGCCCGCACGGTGTCCACGCGCAACGACGACCCGGCGAGCGCGTCACGTCCGTTCGACGCGAGCCGCGACGGCTTCGTCCTCGGCGAAGGCTCCGGCGTGGTCATCCTGGAGCGCGCCGACCTGGCGAAGGCGCGTGGGGCACGGATCTACGCGACGATCGCCGGGCACGGCATCACCTCGGACGCCTACCACATCACGGGCAACCACCCCGAGGGCATCGGCCAGATCGCCGCGATGCGCGCGGCGATGAAGATGGCCGGCGTGACCGCCGCGGACGTCGGGCACGTGAACGCCCACGCGACGTCCACTGTGGTCGGTGACATCGGCGAGGCGGCGGCGATCCGCAACGCGGTCGGGGAACACCCGGTCGTGACGGCGCCGAAGGGCGCGCTGGGCCACCTCGTCGGCGGTGCCGGCGCGGTCGAGGGGATCATCACGATCCTGTCGATCTACCACGGCATCGTGCCGGCCACCCTGAACCTGACCGACCTGGACCCGCGGGTGCAGCTGGACGTCGTGTCGGGCGAGGCCCGCAAGGTCGAGCTGACCGCGGCGATCAGCAACTCGTTCGGCTTCGGCGGGCACAACACCGCGCTGCTGTTCACCCCGGCCGCCTGA
- a CDS encoding DUF3145 domain-containing protein: MSTRGSTRGVVYVHSSPSAVCPHVEWAISGTLGARVNLKWTAQPASPGQLRAECGWRAPAGSGARLASALKAWPMIRFEVTEEPSAGVDGERFCFAPGLGLWHGRTSANGDIVVGEDQLRALVAMTRGGESLAHKLDELLAASWDEALEPYRHAGDGAPVTWLHQVG, translated from the coding sequence GTGAGCACCCGTGGCAGCACCCGAGGTGTGGTGTACGTCCACTCGTCGCCGTCTGCGGTATGTCCGCACGTCGAGTGGGCCATTTCGGGCACCCTGGGTGCCCGCGTTAACCTGAAGTGGACGGCGCAGCCGGCCAGCCCGGGTCAGCTTCGCGCCGAGTGCGGCTGGCGCGCGCCCGCGGGCAGCGGCGCCAGACTGGCGTCCGCCCTCAAGGCGTGGCCGATGATTCGGTTCGAGGTCACCGAAGAGCCCAGCGCGGGCGTCGACGGCGAACGGTTCTGCTTCGCGCCCGGCCTCGGCCTGTGGCACGGGCGGACCAGCGCCAACGGCGACATCGTGGTGGGCGAAGACCAGCTGCGCGCCCTCGTGGCCATGACCCGCGGGGGTGAGTCGCTCGCGCACAAGCTCGACGAACTCCTCGCCGCGAGCTGGGACGAGGCGCTCGAGCCCTACCGCCACGCCGGCGACGGCGCGCCGGTGACCTGGCTGCACCAGGTCGGCTAG